CTTGGTAGTCGCGAAAGACTCGACCGAAGCGCGTCATCGGCTCATCCTCACTTCGGCAGGCTGGTGCTTCAGTGGATCGAATCGCCTCCGTGCCTTCGACGAAGACAGGAGGATGCGAAGCATCTCGGGGTCCCGGTCAGTGGCCCACAAAGAAAAGCCATAGAGGGCGACGAACATCAGCAGCCCGGCCAGGAACGAATAGAACAGGTTGAACGTTGCGGCGCCCAGGAGCATCGCCAGAAAGAACAGCCGGCGTTCGACGCCCCAAATGGTGAGCCGCCGATGGAGCCCCTTGTAAGTGACTCGGACCGTCGGTCGCGGCGTTTGAACTGGCTTGGTTGTCATAGCCGTTTAGAACAACCAC
This genomic interval from Acidobacteriota bacterium contains the following:
- a CDS encoding VirB3 family type IV secretion system protein; translation: MTTKPVQTPRPTVRVTYKGLHRRLTIWGVERRLFFLAMLLGAATFNLFYSFLAGLLMFVALYGFSLWATDRDPEMLRILLSSSKARRRFDPLKHQPAEVRMSR